A portion of the Streptomyces platensis genome contains these proteins:
- a CDS encoding branched-chain amino acid ABC transporter substrate-binding protein — translation MRSANNSVEPSSFPDDAGADHFIREYRTAVNPARRELLENKPPLLILCTPADAPESHTHRVLEALRWALGPEHKRVPHTVLYAEDETPLLSVQAGAGLGFDIPRRSAPDRLPNFWLMADVVAQIQEGRPGTGGLGARKLRDHVYRQRAERGGFPGLLWHMGGTDTAPIGGVRAFFVGLVWHSLTRTLPRWIWTLRQNRRLIRSKRSGWLGKHLNATAGAAPVFELLDQVGARQSPRLSLEPDHPRHKEGLAALEVLLLRALLEDLRKPAVGRLLPKRRRRVARPALLVEIPPEGAPGADAAERLLRAFHTLQAGLDGPGPLVIAVGRPSGSLQSDLGVERTNLRRASSLLHSSNPRPVVVPLEEEPFERPGLQIPPVQPRQFLMGWRAVTAVELAALTAVLVGGATAPSLWDTPPDTRCVGGDRPVAADGQNKRVEVRPTEWYQDVLRRIKKQNGQAEKYAKDRAVRTVVLFESDPPTDAEDTIFDGSIPELRGVALWQQQLIDDAASDSSRVPLRVEVRPVGAGFHKVVPAVRDLIQEVEREDSGEEYEKIVGVLGFAQSTKETQEAVALLGGAGMPMVGTTATADEMQRSENYWPFTPDNSEEARVEAAFAARSHIVVKAGQAEPDAPMECAPARNTVIVRTPGDLYSESLADKFHQSFRGDKTVISFRQGAQPFPTPPGTQKSTTADQLVGQVCQALQAEPDTAVFWTARARDFTAFVRAMDANGTCTEKGLTVLGGNELTNVALTGQFADKPWLRLYHSAHRLPEGDKRASQKTQQFVRLYNGNYPRDPWRQDGHSAVSYDAFHVLSRAVDEAHTGNGVRRESVVTALKNGISFDGATGFIRFSEFSSGPPVNKTLVILRQSDGEPTAVVACGAYSQQAGKEKNQGPPCAD, via the coding sequence GTGAGATCCGCGAACAACTCCGTCGAACCCTCCTCCTTTCCTGACGATGCCGGTGCGGACCACTTCATCCGTGAGTACCGCACCGCCGTGAACCCCGCCCGTCGGGAGCTCCTGGAGAACAAACCGCCCCTGCTCATCCTCTGCACCCCGGCGGATGCCCCGGAGTCCCACACCCACCGGGTCCTGGAAGCCCTGCGCTGGGCTCTCGGTCCCGAACACAAGCGGGTTCCCCACACCGTGCTGTACGCCGAGGACGAGACGCCTCTCCTGAGCGTGCAGGCGGGGGCGGGACTCGGATTCGACATCCCCCGGCGCTCGGCACCCGACCGGCTCCCCAACTTCTGGCTGATGGCGGACGTCGTCGCCCAGATACAGGAAGGCCGTCCGGGCACCGGCGGCCTCGGGGCACGGAAGTTGCGCGACCATGTCTACCGGCAGCGGGCCGAACGGGGCGGCTTCCCCGGCCTGTTATGGCACATGGGCGGCACGGACACCGCACCGATCGGCGGGGTGCGGGCCTTCTTCGTCGGCCTCGTGTGGCACTCCCTGACCCGGACGCTGCCCCGGTGGATCTGGACCCTCCGGCAGAACCGGCGGCTCATCAGGTCCAAGCGGAGCGGCTGGCTCGGCAAGCACCTCAATGCGACCGCCGGCGCGGCGCCGGTGTTCGAACTCCTCGACCAGGTGGGCGCCCGCCAGTCGCCCCGGCTGAGCCTGGAACCCGACCACCCCCGGCACAAGGAGGGGCTCGCCGCCCTCGAAGTCCTGCTGCTGCGCGCCCTGCTGGAGGATCTGCGGAAGCCCGCCGTCGGGCGGCTGCTGCCCAAGCGCCGCCGCCGGGTGGCACGCCCCGCACTGCTGGTGGAAATCCCGCCGGAGGGCGCCCCGGGGGCCGACGCGGCGGAACGGCTGCTGCGCGCGTTCCACACCCTGCAAGCCGGCCTGGACGGGCCGGGCCCGCTGGTCATCGCGGTAGGCAGGCCCTCCGGGTCCCTCCAGTCGGACCTGGGGGTGGAACGCACCAACCTCCGCCGGGCGAGCAGCCTGCTCCACTCCAGCAATCCGCGGCCGGTCGTGGTGCCACTGGAGGAGGAACCCTTCGAGCGCCCCGGGTTACAGATCCCCCCGGTGCAGCCGCGGCAGTTCCTGATGGGCTGGCGCGCCGTGACCGCGGTGGAACTGGCCGCGCTGACCGCGGTCCTGGTGGGCGGCGCCACCGCTCCCAGCCTCTGGGACACACCGCCGGACACCCGGTGCGTCGGCGGGGACCGGCCGGTCGCCGCCGACGGTCAGAACAAGAGGGTCGAGGTCAGGCCCACGGAGTGGTACCAGGACGTGCTGCGCCGGATCAAGAAGCAGAACGGGCAGGCCGAGAAGTACGCCAAGGACCGGGCGGTGCGCACGGTCGTCCTCTTCGAATCGGACCCGCCGACGGACGCGGAGGACACCATCTTCGACGGCTCGATCCCCGAGCTGCGCGGGGTGGCCCTGTGGCAGCAGCAGCTGATCGACGATGCCGCCTCGGACTCCTCCCGGGTACCGCTGCGGGTGGAGGTACGGCCGGTCGGCGCAGGCTTCCACAAGGTCGTCCCCGCCGTGCGTGACCTCATCCAGGAAGTCGAGCGGGAGGACTCCGGAGAGGAGTACGAGAAGATCGTCGGCGTCCTGGGCTTCGCGCAGAGCACCAAGGAGACGCAGGAGGCCGTGGCGCTGCTGGGCGGGGCGGGGATGCCGATGGTCGGCACGACCGCGACCGCCGACGAGATGCAACGGAGCGAGAACTACTGGCCCTTCACCCCGGACAACAGCGAGGAGGCCCGTGTCGAGGCCGCATTCGCCGCCCGCTCCCACATCGTGGTGAAGGCCGGGCAGGCCGAGCCGGATGCGCCGATGGAATGCGCTCCCGCCCGGAACACGGTGATCGTACGGACCCCCGGCGACCTCTACAGCGAGAGCCTCGCCGACAAGTTCCACCAGTCCTTCCGGGGCGACAAGACCGTCATCAGCTTCCGTCAGGGAGCGCAGCCCTTCCCCACGCCCCCGGGCACCCAGAAGTCGACCACGGCGGACCAGCTGGTCGGCCAGGTGTGCCAGGCCCTCCAGGCCGAGCCGGACACCGCCGTCTTCTGGACCGCGCGGGCCCGGGACTTCACCGCCTTCGTCCGCGCCATGGACGCCAACGGGACCTGCACCGAGAAGGGCCTCACCGTCCTCGGCGGCAATGAGCTGACGAATGTGGCGCTCACCGGCCAGTTCGCCGACAAGCCGTGGCTGCGTCTGTACCACTCCGCGCACCGGCTGCCCGAAGGGGACAAGCGCGCCAGCCAGAAGACCCAGCAGTTCGTCCGCCTCTACAACGGGAACTACCCGCGGGACCCGTGGCGGCAGGACGGCCACTCCGCGGTCTCCTACGACGCCTTCCATGTCCTCTCCAGGGCGGTGGACGAGGCACATACGGGCAATGGCGTGCGCCGGGAGTCCGTGGTGACCGCGCTGAAGAACGGCATCAGCTTCGACGGTGCCACCGGCTTCATCCGGTTCTCCGAGTTCAGCAGCGGTCCTCCGGTGAACAAGACACTGGTGATCCTCAGGCAGTCGGACGGCGAACCCACGGCGGTGGTCGCCTGCGGCGCGTACAGCCAGCAGGCGGGGAAGGAGAAGAACCAGGGGCCGCCCTGCGCCGACTGA